Proteins encoded together in one Marinithermus hydrothermalis DSM 14884 window:
- a CDS encoding CBS and ACT domain-containing protein, protein MLVRDVMHSPVITIAADATLAEANEVMWRQGIRHLPVMDQGRLVGILTDRDIRLATSRLAPVPFTETARVEAVMTAPVLTADPLDPVEEAAQVMRQHKIGSLPVLEGRELVGIVTGIDLLDALIKMTGAAKPSGRLEVRLPDEPGRLAELTRFLADRGLNIHSALTYPADEDATHVVLRVNTQQTRPLAHALRQAGFRVVWPPEKPWSR, encoded by the coding sequence ATGCTGGTTCGTGACGTGATGCACAGTCCCGTCATCACGATCGCCGCCGACGCGACCCTGGCCGAGGCCAACGAGGTCATGTGGCGGCAGGGCATCCGGCACCTTCCGGTCATGGATCAGGGACGGCTGGTCGGCATCCTCACCGACCGCGACATCCGCCTGGCCACGAGCCGCCTCGCGCCCGTCCCCTTCACCGAGACGGCACGGGTCGAGGCGGTCATGACCGCCCCCGTCCTCACCGCGGACCCCCTGGACCCGGTGGAGGAAGCCGCTCAGGTGATGCGCCAGCACAAGATCGGCTCCCTGCCCGTCCTCGAAGGGCGCGAGCTCGTCGGCATCGTGACCGGAATCGACCTATTGGACGCGCTCATCAAGATGACCGGGGCGGCCAAACCCAGCGGGCGCCTCGAGGTCCGCCTACCCGACGAGCCCGGCCGCCTCGCCGAGCTCACGCGGTTCCTCGCCGACCGGGGACTCAACATCCACTCCGCCCTCACCTACCCCGCAGACGAGGACGCGACGCACGTGGTGCTGCGCGTCAACACCCAGCAGACCCGCCCCCTCGCGCACGCGCTGCGCCAGGCCGGGTTCCGCGTGGTCTGGCCGCCGGAAAAACCATGGTCCCGGTAA
- a CDS encoding GNAT family N-acetyltransferase: MPQPESDKVWVMRRVPTPKGPVVIQAAATPEALRPLEAHPGLRAFRPAARQKEALLEIAASPDGCVTTAEAAGQLVGYAAFHRPSAFERWGEDPTGGIYELGAVEVAPPWRGYGLARHLLEASFATGRFEDKVVVATLYYWHYDLEHTGLSAYQYRKRLEALYGSVGFVPFTTDDPEIRGYLENTLMARIGPRTPKHVIEAFHALRFRSPPPEAAPWSFPS; the protein is encoded by the coding sequence ATGCCCCAACCGGAGTCGGATAAGGTATGGGTGATGCGCCGGGTCCCCACCCCCAAAGGCCCCGTGGTCATCCAGGCCGCGGCCACCCCGGAGGCCCTCCGCCCCCTCGAGGCGCACCCCGGCCTGCGCGCCTTCCGGCCCGCCGCACGGCAGAAAGAAGCCCTGCTCGAGATCGCCGCCAGCCCCGACGGGTGCGTGACCACCGCGGAGGCCGCCGGGCAGCTGGTGGGGTACGCCGCGTTCCACCGCCCGAGCGCCTTCGAGCGTTGGGGGGAGGACCCCACCGGCGGGATCTACGAGCTGGGCGCGGTCGAGGTCGCCCCGCCCTGGCGGGGGTATGGCCTCGCCCGGCACTTGCTCGAGGCCAGCTTCGCCACCGGCCGGTTCGAGGACAAGGTCGTGGTGGCCACCCTGTACTACTGGCACTACGATCTCGAGCACACCGGGTTGAGCGCGTACCAGTACCGCAAGCGGCTCGAGGCCCTCTACGGCAGCGTGGGGTTCGTGCCCTTCACGACCGACGATCCGGAGATCCGCGGGTACCTGGAGAACACCCTGATGGCCCGCATCGGGCCGCGCACCCCCAAGCACGTGATCGAAGCCTTCCACGCGCTGCGCTTCCGTTCGCCACCGCCGGAGGCCGCGCCGTGGTCGTTCCCGTCTTAA
- the glyA gene encoding serine hydroxymethyltransferase, which yields MGGMLNDTRVFELIAAEERRQREGLELIASENFVSRQVREAVGSVLTNKYAEGYPGRRYYGGCEVVDEIEQLAIDRAKELFGAAWANVQPHSGSQANMAVYFALLEMGDTILGMNLAAGGHLTHGSPVNFSGKYFNVVAYGVHPETEVIDMDEVRRLALEHKPRMIIAGASAYPRIFDFEAFRRIADEVGAYLVVDMAHFAGLVATGHHPNPVPWADVVTSTTHKTLRGPRGGLILSRDPELGKKINKMIFPGIQGGPLEHVIAGKAVAFFEAMQPEFKEYSARVIANAKALAGALAGRGYRIVSGGTDNHLFLVDLRPKGLTGKEAEERLDAVGITVNKNGIPFDPHPPRITSGIRVGTPAITTRGFTPEEMPVIAEMMDQALTEGPSEALRERVRELALAHPMP from the coding sequence ATGGGCGGGATGCTGAACGACACCCGTGTGTTCGAACTCATTGCGGCCGAGGAACGGCGGCAGCGCGAGGGGCTCGAGCTCATCGCCAGCGAGAACTTCGTCTCCCGGCAGGTGCGCGAGGCGGTGGGCAGCGTGCTCACCAACAAGTACGCCGAGGGGTACCCGGGGCGCCGCTACTACGGGGGCTGCGAGGTCGTGGACGAGATCGAGCAGCTCGCCATCGACCGCGCCAAGGAACTCTTTGGCGCGGCGTGGGCCAACGTCCAGCCGCACTCCGGCTCCCAGGCCAACATGGCCGTGTACTTCGCCCTACTGGAGATGGGGGACACCATCCTCGGCATGAACCTGGCCGCGGGGGGGCACCTCACGCACGGCAGCCCCGTGAACTTCTCCGGGAAGTACTTCAACGTGGTGGCCTACGGCGTGCACCCCGAGACCGAGGTCATCGATATGGACGAGGTGCGCCGTTTGGCGCTCGAGCACAAGCCGCGGATGATCATCGCGGGGGCCAGCGCGTACCCGCGCATTTTTGATTTCGAGGCCTTCCGCCGCATCGCGGACGAAGTGGGCGCGTACCTGGTGGTGGACATGGCGCACTTCGCGGGCCTCGTCGCGACCGGCCACCACCCCAACCCCGTGCCGTGGGCGGACGTGGTGACCTCCACCACGCACAAGACGCTGCGTGGCCCGCGCGGCGGGTTGATCCTCTCGCGCGACCCGGAGCTCGGCAAGAAGATCAACAAGATGATCTTCCCGGGGATCCAGGGGGGGCCGCTCGAGCACGTGATCGCGGGGAAGGCCGTGGCGTTTTTCGAGGCGATGCAGCCGGAGTTTAAGGAGTACTCGGCGCGCGTGATCGCGAACGCCAAGGCGCTCGCGGGGGCGCTGGCCGGGCGGGGGTACCGCATCGTCTCGGGCGGTACGGACAACCACTTGTTCCTGGTGGACCTGAGGCCCAAGGGCCTGACGGGCAAGGAGGCCGAGGAGCGGCTGGACGCGGTGGGGATCACGGTGAACAAGAACGGGATTCCGTTCGATCCCCATCCGCCCCGCATCACCTCGGGCATTCGCGTGGGCACCCCGGCCATCACCACGCGGGGGTTCACCCCGGAGGAGATGCCGGTGATCGCGGAGATGATGGACCAGGCGCTCACCGAGGGGCCTAGCGAGGCGCTTCGGGAGCGGGTGCGCGAGCTTGCCTTGGCCCACCCGATGCCTTAA
- a CDS encoding DegV family protein: MGDDLAALYRRYLGLYDALISIHPSPQFAPYLEHAQRVAREVAPQRVIVVDSQSVSAGLAAMALRAAEIARTQETPDAVLHEIQRLQGQGSFLLVSGEPERLRQAGWLPPGGDLLGRALSLWALFTLRNGQFLLPPLPVPQQAVPLALAQTSERTHRKQRVRAHIAAGEVPKEHVTRLERELRRRLNLEGGVVSPLSPEVAARTGPRTLVTFTYPI; the protein is encoded by the coding sequence GTGGGCGACGACCTCGCCGCGCTCTACCGGCGCTACCTCGGCCTCTACGACGCCCTCATCTCCATCCACCCCTCCCCCCAGTTCGCCCCCTACCTCGAGCACGCCCAACGCGTCGCCCGGGAGGTCGCGCCCCAACGGGTCATCGTAGTGGACAGCCAGAGCGTCTCCGCAGGCCTAGCCGCCATGGCCCTGCGCGCCGCGGAAATCGCCCGCACCCAGGAAACCCCTGACGCGGTGCTCCACGAGATCCAGCGCCTCCAAGGGCAGGGTAGTTTCCTCCTCGTCTCCGGTGAACCCGAGCGCCTGCGGCAAGCCGGCTGGCTACCCCCGGGCGGCGACCTGTTAGGACGGGCGCTCTCCCTTTGGGCGCTCTTCACCCTGCGCAACGGACAGTTCCTCCTCCCGCCCCTCCCCGTGCCGCAGCAGGCCGTGCCCTTGGCCTTGGCGCAAACCAGCGAACGGACGCACCGCAAGCAGCGGGTGCGGGCCCACATCGCCGCAGGGGAGGTCCCCAAGGAGCACGTCACCCGCCTGGAGCGCGAGCTGCGCCGCCGCTTAAACCTCGAAGGGGGCGTTGTCAGCCCCCTGAGTCCCGAGGTGGCCGCCCGCACCGGGCCGCGCACCCTAGTGACCTTCACCTACCCGATTTAA
- the der gene encoding ribosome biogenesis GTPase Der, translated as MKKVVIVGRPNVGKSSLYNRLLGRRDAVVADEPGVTRDLKEAVIETDRGRFKLVDTGGLWSGDAWEPKIQEKVDRAIQDADLVLFLVDGRADPTQADFEVADYLRRQPTPVLLVATKVDDPKHEQYLGELYALGFGAPIPTSVEHRRGLDALVDAIWERLPVRQDEDAEPEVEALRLAIIGRPNAGKSSLMNAILGEERVIVSEQPGTTRDAIDVEFDYGGQRFVLVDTAGIRKRPETAVEYFAIQRSHRVIREADVVVLVVDPFELGDRELKMANEALEAGRPTILAVSKWDRVPKDEARRVRAEIREKLAHLERLPLIYTSAVTGQNLHKLLSEAVRLYHLARTRFETSELNRWLDVWLMRTRVPNFKGKPLKIFFATQPEVAPPTFVFFVNHPEFVTRAFENYLKNRIGEDLGLREIPFRLVFRGRRE; from the coding sequence ATGAAGAAGGTCGTGATCGTTGGACGCCCTAACGTGGGTAAATCGAGCTTGTATAACCGCCTCCTGGGCCGGCGGGATGCGGTCGTGGCCGACGAGCCCGGCGTGACCCGAGACCTGAAGGAGGCCGTGATCGAGACGGACCGCGGCCGGTTCAAGCTGGTGGACACCGGCGGGTTGTGGTCGGGGGACGCGTGGGAACCGAAGATCCAGGAGAAGGTGGACCGCGCCATCCAGGACGCGGATCTAGTCCTGTTTCTGGTGGACGGCCGGGCGGACCCCACCCAGGCGGATTTTGAGGTGGCGGACTACCTTCGCCGCCAGCCGACACCGGTGCTGCTCGTCGCGACGAAGGTGGACGACCCCAAGCATGAGCAGTACCTGGGGGAGTTGTACGCCCTGGGGTTCGGCGCGCCGATCCCGACCTCGGTTGAGCACCGGCGGGGGCTGGACGCGCTCGTGGACGCGATCTGGGAACGCCTCCCCGTACGCCAGGACGAGGACGCCGAGCCCGAGGTCGAGGCCCTTAGGCTCGCGATCATCGGGCGGCCCAACGCCGGAAAATCCAGCCTCATGAACGCCATCCTCGGGGAGGAGCGCGTCATCGTCTCGGAGCAGCCCGGCACCACGCGCGACGCGATCGACGTGGAGTTCGACTACGGCGGGCAGCGCTTCGTGCTGGTGGACACCGCGGGGATCCGCAAGCGGCCCGAGACGGCCGTGGAGTACTTCGCCATCCAGCGCTCGCACCGCGTGATCCGCGAAGCGGACGTGGTGGTGCTCGTGGTGGACCCCTTCGAGCTCGGGGACCGCGAGCTCAAGATGGCGAACGAAGCCCTGGAGGCCGGACGGCCCACGATCCTCGCGGTGAGCAAGTGGGACCGGGTCCCCAAGGACGAGGCCCGGCGGGTGCGGGCCGAGATCCGGGAGAAGCTCGCGCACCTCGAGCGCCTTCCCCTGATCTACACCTCGGCCGTGACGGGGCAGAACCTGCACAAGCTCCTCTCGGAGGCGGTGCGGCTGTACCACCTGGCCCGCACCCGGTTCGAGACGAGCGAGCTCAACCGCTGGCTGGACGTGTGGTTGATGCGCACCCGCGTCCCCAACTTCAAGGGCAAGCCCTTGAAGATCTTCTTCGCGACCCAGCCCGAGGTCGCCCCGCCGACCTTCGTGTTTTTCGTGAACCACCCGGAGTTCGTGACGCGCGCTTTCGAGAACTACCTAAAGAACCGGATCGGGGAGGACCTAGGGCTTCGGGAGATCCCCTTCCGGCTGGTCTTCCGCGGGCGGCGCGAGTAA
- a CDS encoding SIR2 family NAD-dependent protein deacylase encodes MLKEAQTRLREATRVAVLTGAGISAPSGIPTFRDPGGLWKEFRIEDYATPEAYARDPERVWAWYAWRYRKIQAARPNRAHELLARLEAEKGEGFVLVTQNIDGLHQRAGSRRVIELHGNIARARCEWCDARVPLPPPEAFTPPPTCPRCTSRMRPDVVWFGEFLPEKALAAAERAFAEAEVALVIGTSAAVEPAASLGRYARWSGAYLIEINPEPTPLTPLAHCALRMGAVEGLEALLAPPAEDQPEGDLPKP; translated from the coding sequence ATGCTAAAGGAAGCCCAAACCCGCCTCCGCGAGGCCACGCGGGTCGCGGTCCTGACCGGCGCGGGCATCAGCGCCCCCTCGGGCATCCCCACCTTCCGCGACCCCGGCGGCTTGTGGAAGGAGTTCCGCATCGAGGATTACGCCACCCCCGAGGCGTACGCTCGGGACCCCGAGCGGGTCTGGGCGTGGTACGCCTGGCGGTACCGGAAGATCCAAGCGGCCCGCCCCAACCGGGCGCACGAGTTGCTGGCCCGGCTCGAGGCCGAGAAGGGCGAGGGGTTTGTGCTCGTGACGCAGAACATCGACGGGCTGCACCAGCGCGCCGGCTCGAGGCGGGTGATCGAGCTGCACGGGAACATCGCCCGCGCGCGGTGCGAGTGGTGCGACGCGCGCGTCCCCCTCCCCCCGCCGGAGGCGTTCACCCCGCCCCCCACCTGCCCGCGCTGCACGAGCCGCATGCGGCCGGACGTGGTCTGGTTCGGGGAGTTCCTGCCCGAAAAGGCGCTCGCCGCAGCCGAGCGAGCCTTCGCCGAGGCCGAGGTGGCCCTCGTCATCGGAACGAGCGCGGCGGTGGAGCCCGCCGCGAGCCTGGGGCGGTACGCGCGCTGGAGCGGCGCGTACCTGATCGAGATCAACCCCGAGCCCACCCCCCTCACCCCCCTTGCGCACTGCGCGTTGCGGATGGGGGCGGTGGAGGGCCTCGAGGCGTTACTCGCGCCGCCCGCGGAAGACCAGCCGGAAGGGGATCTCCCGAAGCCCTAG
- a CDS encoding bifunctional ADP-dependent NAD(P)H-hydrate dehydratase/NAD(P)H-hydrate epimerase, giving the protein MRLFTADAMRRADRRAVALGYPSLLLMEAAGRAVARAVREHFPDARAVWVVAGKGNNGGDGFVAARWLFLWGYRVAVYAPDGQAGDAAQARKALEAHGVAVRPLEALDLEGAEVVVDALVGTGLSRPLAGVYAEVAARVNASGLPVVAVDLPSGVPFTPHVRADVTVALAGLKREHLFYPARAACGRIVLDGIGMPEAALEAPELPELLTPEAMRALLPERPGNAHKGSVGRVLVAGGYATYTGAPALAALGAYRAGAGLVTLAYPEGVPLEPLLEVVRLPLAAWRAEALRAARAEAVAVGMGAGPGGPEAARAALELGLPAVLDADALVPEVVAACRGRPVVITPHPGEAARLLERRAQEIAAHPLEAARALAERYGVTVVLKGGPTVLAEGAHLAVNTTGSAAMATGGMGDVLSGVIAALLAAGLRPWDAARLGVYWHGLAGDRVGRVGLLAHEVAEALPQAREALISDAVRPFWV; this is encoded by the coding sequence ATGCGCCTCTTCACGGCGGACGCGATGCGTAGGGCGGACCGGCGCGCGGTGGCGCTGGGGTACCCGAGCCTGTTGCTGATGGAGGCCGCGGGGCGCGCGGTAGCGCGCGCGGTACGGGAGCATTTCCCGGACGCGCGCGCGGTTTGGGTGGTCGCGGGTAAGGGCAACAACGGCGGGGACGGGTTCGTCGCCGCGCGCTGGCTCTTCCTTTGGGGGTACAGGGTCGCGGTGTACGCTCCGGACGGGCAGGCGGGCGACGCGGCCCAGGCCCGCAAGGCCCTCGAGGCCCACGGCGTGGCGGTGCGGCCGCTGGAGGCGCTGGACCTCGAGGGCGCGGAGGTGGTGGTGGACGCCCTCGTGGGAACCGGGCTTTCCCGCCCGCTCGCGGGGGTGTACGCCGAGGTCGCGGCGCGGGTGAACGCGAGCGGGCTGCCGGTCGTGGCGGTGGACCTGCCCTCGGGGGTGCCGTTTACGCCCCACGTGCGCGCGGACGTGACCGTGGCGCTCGCGGGGCTGAAGCGCGAGCACCTCTTCTACCCGGCGCGCGCGGCCTGCGGGCGGATTGTGCTGGACGGGATCGGGATGCCGGAGGCGGCCCTGGAGGCCCCGGAGCTGCCCGAGCTCTTGACCCCGGAGGCGATGCGGGCGCTGCTGCCGGAACGGCCGGGCAACGCGCACAAAGGCTCGGTGGGGCGGGTGCTCGTCGCGGGGGGGTACGCCACCTACACCGGCGCGCCGGCCCTCGCAGCTTTGGGCGCGTACCGGGCGGGTGCGGGTCTCGTGACCCTCGCCTACCCGGAGGGCGTGCCCCTCGAGCCGCTGCTGGAGGTGGTGCGCCTTCCGCTTGCGGCGTGGCGGGCGGAGGCGCTGCGCGCGGCCCGGGCCGAGGCGGTCGCGGTGGGGATGGGGGCGGGGCCCGGCGGTCCGGAGGCGGCACGGGCTGCGCTCGAGCTGGGCCTGCCCGCGGTGCTGGACGCGGACGCGCTGGTTCCGGAGGTGGTGGCGGCCTGCCGGGGGCGGCCCGTGGTGATCACGCCGCACCCGGGGGAGGCCGCGCGCTTGTTGGAGCGTCGCGCCCAGGAGATCGCGGCGCACCCGCTCGAGGCCGCGCGGGCCCTCGCGGAGCGGTACGGGGTGACGGTGGTCCTCAAAGGAGGGCCGACGGTCCTGGCCGAGGGGGCGCACCTCGCGGTGAACACCACCGGAAGTGCGGCGATGGCCACGGGCGGGATGGGGGACGTGCTGAGCGGCGTGATCGCCGCCTTGCTGGCCGCGGGGCTGCGGCCGTGGGACGCGGCGCGGCTCGGGGTGTACTGGCACGGTCTCGCGGGGGACCGGGTGGGGCGGGTGGGGCTGCTCGCGCACGAGGTGGCGGAGGCCTTGCCCCAGGCGCGGGAGGCGCTCATCTCCGACGCGGTGCGGCCGTTCTGGGTATAA
- the thrB gene encoding homoserine kinase, translating to MWRVHVPATLGNLGSGFDALGVALDLWLEAEATPAEADAFLYEGEGTVPGTPDNLVHRGWRAAWAALGEAAPPVWIRVRNPIPLARGMGSSAAALVAGAALADRASGGRLGRDGVFRVAARLEGHPDNVAPACYGGFVVALMEPPLAVTVPVPEGLVFVLGVPDYAVPTEAARAALPQTVPLEDAVFNLARAALWPAALAAGRLEALREASRDRLHQFQRAHLMPGLVAHLEAAYAAGGLAAFVGGAGPTLAVLTRPERVAAVRRTLVGYVGERGRTWVLGIGGGYRWKEA from the coding sequence ATGTGGCGCGTGCACGTTCCGGCGACGCTGGGCAACCTGGGCAGTGGCTTCGACGCCCTCGGGGTGGCCCTCGACCTGTGGCTCGAGGCCGAAGCCACCCCGGCTGAGGCGGATGCCTTCCTGTATGAGGGGGAAGGGACGGTGCCCGGCACGCCGGACAACCTGGTGCATCGGGGATGGCGCGCGGCCTGGGCGGCCTTGGGCGAGGCGGCTCCTCCGGTCTGGATCCGTGTCCGGAACCCCATCCCGCTCGCGCGAGGGATGGGCTCGAGCGCGGCCGCTTTGGTGGCCGGTGCGGCGCTCGCGGACCGGGCGAGCGGGGGCCGGCTTGGGCGGGACGGCGTTTTCCGCGTGGCGGCGCGGCTCGAGGGGCACCCCGACAACGTCGCGCCGGCGTGCTACGGCGGGTTTGTGGTGGCCCTCATGGAGCCGCCGCTCGCGGTGACCGTACCCGTGCCGGAAGGGCTGGTGTTCGTGCTGGGCGTGCCGGACTACGCGGTGCCCACCGAAGCGGCCCGCGCGGCGTTGCCGCAGACGGTACCCTTGGAGGACGCGGTGTTCAACCTGGCGCGGGCCGCGCTCTGGCCCGCGGCGCTCGCCGCGGGGCGGCTCGAGGCGTTGCGGGAGGCGAGCCGGGACCGGTTGCACCAGTTTCAGCGCGCGCACCTCATGCCGGGGCTCGTGGCGCACCTGGAGGCTGCGTACGCCGCGGGGGGGCTCGCGGCGTTTGTGGGGGGGGCTGGGCCGACCCTTGCGGTGCTCACCCGGCCGGAGCGGGTGGCGGCGGTGCGCCGCACGCTGGTGGGGTATGTTGGGGAGCGGGGCCGGACGTGGGTCCTGGGCATTGGAGGGGGATACCGGTGGAAGGAAGCCTAG
- a CDS encoding DUF4388 domain-containing protein, translated as MEGSLATMSLVDVLELVHTSRKSGVLYVEERVPLVLRFMRGEVVGGGILDWEGFEAVSTFPLHPQEGRFRFEQGVQDGAVWMPFRTFLGEWARLNDEWARFRQLVPSPSRVLEALRPVEPYAVFVGGRSVRGAAKAWGVPLIIAMERAWRGVHEGDLVLLQKYNWFSMRIRHAKGRRTLPNAQDARDLPRYLDGTRNLGELIRMGFSVEEVRAYLIEAIRSGELNFPGRGWLLRDLTWEAEAP; from the coding sequence GTGGAAGGAAGCCTAGCGACGATGTCCTTGGTGGACGTGCTCGAGCTCGTCCACACGAGCCGCAAGTCGGGCGTGCTGTACGTGGAGGAACGGGTCCCTCTGGTGCTGCGGTTTATGCGAGGAGAGGTGGTGGGAGGCGGCATTTTGGACTGGGAGGGGTTCGAGGCCGTCTCCACCTTTCCCTTGCACCCTCAGGAAGGCCGTTTCCGCTTCGAGCAAGGAGTGCAGGACGGCGCGGTGTGGATGCCCTTCCGCACCTTTTTAGGGGAGTGGGCCCGCTTGAACGACGAGTGGGCTCGTTTTCGGCAGCTGGTGCCTTCTCCCAGCCGGGTGCTGGAGGCGTTGCGCCCCGTGGAGCCGTACGCGGTCTTTGTGGGGGGGCGCAGCGTGCGCGGCGCGGCCAAGGCGTGGGGGGTGCCCCTCATCATCGCGATGGAACGGGCGTGGCGCGGGGTGCACGAGGGGGATCTGGTCCTTCTCCAGAAGTACAACTGGTTCTCCATGCGCATCCGGCACGCTAAGGGCCGGCGGACGCTTCCCAACGCGCAAGACGCGCGGGATCTGCCGCGCTACCTGGACGGGACCCGCAACCTGGGGGAGTTGATCCGCATGGGGTTCTCGGTGGAGGAGGTGCGGGCCTACCTGATCGAGGCCATCCGGAGCGGTGAGCTGAACTTTCCCGGGCGGGGCTGGTTGTTGCGGGACCTGACCTGGGAGGCCGAAGCCCCCTAA
- a CDS encoding TetR/AcrR family transcriptional regulator, with protein MQSLRERQKQRRRERIYRSAIQLFKELGFQQTTAAEIAKASHVSRGTFFNYYPYKEAVLLDYGKELLDRIWQESKAELEAGAPPLEVLYRFWERLAEASEHEIGRELLSHLAHELVNPDPERARAAYEALPLGERLAEILKPLKAAGKLRTDLSLERMANSIADTYLLAVLRWAGHTPHRSLKEELFKFLAIVLEGVLAR; from the coding sequence ATGCAGAGCTTAAGGGAACGGCAGAAGCAGCGGCGCCGCGAGCGCATCTACCGCTCGGCGATCCAGCTGTTTAAAGAGCTGGGGTTTCAGCAAACCACGGCGGCCGAGATCGCCAAAGCCAGCCACGTTTCCCGCGGCACCTTCTTCAATTACTACCCGTATAAGGAAGCGGTACTCCTCGATTACGGCAAGGAGCTTCTAGACCGGATCTGGCAGGAGAGCAAGGCGGAGCTCGAGGCGGGCGCGCCGCCGCTGGAGGTCCTGTACCGTTTTTGGGAGCGCCTCGCGGAGGCTTCGGAGCACGAGATCGGCCGCGAGCTGCTCAGCCACCTGGCGCACGAGTTGGTGAACCCGGACCCCGAGCGGGCCCGCGCCGCGTACGAGGCGTTGCCGCTTGGAGAACGGCTTGCGGAGATCCTTAAACCCCTCAAGGCTGCCGGGAAGCTCCGGACGGACCTTTCCCTCGAACGCATGGCCAACTCCATCGCGGACACCTACCTGCTCGCGGTGCTGCGCTGGGCGGGGCACACCCCGCACCGCAGCTTGAAGGAGGAGCTTTTTAAATTCCTCGCGATCGTGCTTGAGGGCGTTTTGGCACGGTGA
- a CDS encoding methylated-DNA--[protein]-cysteine S-methyltransferase, protein MTGLIPTPVGLLWVHATARGLARVELGVLPRPEEGGAGQVHFQRFKEEVARYFAGEAVRFAVPLDYQGLPEARVRLYEAVRQIPFGTTTSYGAVGRMVGLSARAVGAGLGSCPFFLAVPAHRVVYADGRLGGFAGREGVKRWLLRHEGVHV, encoded by the coding sequence GTGACCGGCCTGATCCCTACCCCGGTAGGGCTGCTTTGGGTGCACGCGACCGCTCGGGGTTTGGCGCGGGTCGAGCTGGGGGTCTTGCCTCGCCCTGAGGAGGGTGGGGCGGGGCAGGTGCATTTCCAGCGGTTTAAGGAGGAGGTAGCGCGGTACTTCGCGGGGGAAGCGGTGCGCTTCGCCGTTCCCTTGGACTACCAGGGCCTGCCCGAGGCGCGGGTGCGACTGTACGAGGCGGTGCGGCAAATTCCCTTCGGCACGACCACGAGTTACGGCGCGGTCGGGCGCATGGTGGGCCTCAGCGCGCGGGCGGTGGGGGCCGGGCTCGGATCCTGCCCGTTCTTTCTCGCGGTGCCCGCGCACCGCGTGGTGTACGCGGACGGGCGGCTCGGGGGGTTCGCGGGGCGTGAGGGGGTGAAGCGCTGGTTGCTGCGCCACGAGGGGGTGCACGTCTAG
- a CDS encoding response regulator has translation MIQGRIGEIELGELLRALEAAGKSAVVTLETPHGTGQAHLALGRMAYARTEPGPHLGEYLVRLGHLNLDDIQRLVLKQRRENPGTPLGQLALQEGLISEAELHEALSAQVLEALATMLTWEEGRFTAEPPPPNTSQIPLAYTLEASAAVLEAARRLDEWRRGQVAPDEVLVLAGDPTRHALSPEAWTLLELVDGIKRARSIALESGLAEEEAYHVLYELKSRGLLKPATLLLEDPLILVLADSSLVRRLLFVVLERERYRTLIAPDLETAKRMLVRHRPHGILIQGDAVADRVRQIRALPEGRYTPLWVISETPPRGLWARAARVGHIPKPFTERDVLEALSAIRRPL, from the coding sequence ATGATCCAAGGGCGCATCGGCGAGATCGAGCTGGGGGAACTGCTGCGCGCTTTGGAAGCCGCGGGCAAAAGCGCCGTCGTCACCCTCGAGACGCCGCACGGAACGGGGCAGGCGCACCTCGCATTGGGCCGGATGGCCTACGCCCGCACCGAGCCGGGGCCGCACCTGGGGGAGTACCTGGTGCGGCTGGGCCACCTGAACCTGGACGACATCCAGCGCCTGGTCCTCAAGCAGCGCCGCGAGAATCCCGGCACCCCCCTGGGGCAGCTCGCCCTGCAAGAGGGGCTCATCAGCGAAGCTGAACTGCACGAGGCGCTTTCGGCCCAGGTCCTCGAGGCCCTCGCCACCATGCTCACCTGGGAGGAAGGCCGCTTCACCGCAGAACCCCCACCGCCCAACACCTCCCAGATCCCCCTGGCCTACACCCTCGAGGCTTCCGCGGCGGTCCTCGAGGCTGCCCGAAGGCTCGACGAGTGGCGGCGCGGCCAGGTCGCGCCCGACGAGGTGCTCGTCCTCGCCGGGGACCCCACCCGGCACGCCCTCAGCCCGGAAGCCTGGACCCTTCTCGAGCTGGTAGACGGCATCAAGCGCGCGCGCTCGATCGCTCTCGAGTCGGGACTCGCCGAGGAGGAGGCCTACCACGTGCTCTACGAGCTCAAAAGCCGCGGCCTCCTAAAACCCGCAACCCTGCTCCTCGAGGACCCCTTGATCCTGGTGCTGGCGGACTCGAGCCTGGTGCGGCGCTTGCTGTTCGTGGTGCTGGAGCGCGAGCGCTACCGTACCCTGATCGCGCCGGACCTGGAGACCGCCAAGCGCATGCTCGTCCGGCACCGACCGCACGGCATCCTGATCCAGGGGGACGCCGTCGCGGACCGCGTCCGGCAGATCCGGGCCCTCCCGGAGGGCCGGTACACGCCTCTTTGGGTGATCAGCGAAACCCCCCCGCGCGGTCTCTGGGCCCGCGCCGCGCGGGTGGGGCACATCCCCAAACCCTTTACCGAACGGGACGTACTGGAGGCCCTGAGCGCGATCCGCCGGCCCTTATAG